The following are encoded in a window of Roseimaritima ulvae genomic DNA:
- a CDS encoding glycosyltransferase, whose product MANTPTTQNSDGGDAGNLRSLRAPQVGELSEPQGSRFRPAKVWLALPAYNEQQALPELMERIGEAFADSGMPYEVVIVDDGSQDDTLRIACQWSFQMPIHVLQHVRNEGLGVTIRDALREATDRAGERDIIVTMDADNTHPPGLIARMVENIGEGCDVVIASRFQNGARVIGVPPNRALLSIGARLLFTLLFPTRGVRDYTSGFRAYRAAALRRAFETYGDDFVGERGFSCMSDILLKLRAQGCMFGEVPLRLRYDQKGGASKMQVFKTIWLTVRLLTRRRFGNP is encoded by the coding sequence ATGGCTAATACCCCCACGACCCAAAATTCGGACGGCGGCGACGCCGGTAACCTGCGGTCCTTACGCGCCCCGCAAGTCGGTGAATTGAGCGAACCGCAGGGCAGCCGCTTCCGGCCCGCCAAAGTTTGGCTCGCCTTGCCGGCCTACAACGAACAGCAGGCGTTGCCGGAACTGATGGAACGGATCGGCGAAGCTTTTGCGGACAGCGGGATGCCCTATGAGGTCGTCATCGTCGACGATGGCAGCCAGGACGACACCCTCCGCATCGCCTGTCAGTGGTCGTTCCAAATGCCGATTCACGTGTTGCAGCATGTCCGCAACGAAGGACTGGGGGTGACCATCCGCGACGCGCTGCGCGAAGCAACCGATCGCGCCGGAGAACGCGACATCATCGTGACCATGGACGCCGACAATACCCATCCGCCGGGACTGATCGCGCGGATGGTGGAAAACATCGGCGAAGGTTGTGATGTAGTGATCGCTTCACGGTTTCAAAATGGCGCTCGTGTGATCGGTGTGCCACCCAACCGCGCCCTGCTCAGCATTGGCGCTCGGCTGCTATTCACGCTGTTGTTTCCCACCCGCGGCGTCCGCGACTACACCAGTGGCTTCCGAGCTTACCGGGCGGCCGCCCTGCGTCGCGCTTTTGAAACCTATGGCGACGACTTTGTTGGCGAACGCGGATTCTCTTGCATGTCCGACATCTTGCTCAAGCTGCGGGCCCAAGGCTGTATGTTTGGTGAAGTCCCCTTGCGGTTGCGGTACGATCAAAAGGGCGGAGCCAGCAAGATGCAAGTCTTCAAAACCATCTGGCTAACGGTGCGGTTACTGACCCGTCGGCGTTTCGGCAATCCATAA
- a CDS encoding NAD(P)/FAD-dependent oxidoreductase — protein sequence MTPTPKSRWLVVGGGMMGLTLAHRLAARGQQVTVCDAAPRFGGLTSAWNLNDVVWDRFYHVTLMSDTHLRELLADIDLERELRWVETKTGFYSGGQLYSMSNTMEFLRFPPLNLIEKLRLGGTIFLASKIKNWKRLEQIPVATWLQRWSGKGTFQKIWLPLLRAKLGETYKQTSAAFIWAHISRMYKARRSGMKVEMFGYVPGGYARILERISEVLQQQDVRMLASHSVRSIRKLEDQQLEVDFGSGRVETFDNVVLTIPSPVIAEVCADLRPHESQRLTNTQYMGVVCTSLLMKKPLSPYYVTNITDDVPMTAVIEMSAIVDSEQELGGNALLYLPKYLPQDDPGLQESDEDIEERFLSTLERMYPQFSREDVLAIRTARAKYVMALPTLGYSDRLAPVVTSVPGLYALNAAHIVKGNLNVNETIELGDEKLEGEVWPDFLKRAGAVSAAVLSVV from the coding sequence GTGACTCCCACTCCTAAATCTCGCTGGCTGGTGGTCGGTGGCGGCATGATGGGCTTGACCTTGGCCCATCGCCTGGCCGCGCGCGGTCAACAGGTTACCGTCTGCGATGCCGCGCCCCGGTTTGGCGGCTTGACCAGTGCCTGGAACCTGAATGATGTCGTCTGGGATCGCTTCTACCATGTGACGCTGATGAGCGACACGCATCTGCGCGAGTTGCTGGCGGATATCGACCTCGAACGCGAACTCCGTTGGGTCGAAACGAAGACCGGTTTCTATTCCGGCGGCCAGCTTTACTCGATGTCTAACACGATGGAATTCCTGCGGTTCCCACCGCTGAATCTGATCGAAAAATTGCGGCTCGGCGGCACCATCTTTCTCGCATCCAAAATTAAGAATTGGAAACGCTTGGAACAGATCCCCGTGGCCACTTGGCTGCAGCGCTGGTCCGGCAAGGGAACCTTTCAAAAGATCTGGCTGCCATTGCTCCGCGCCAAGTTGGGCGAGACCTACAAGCAGACGTCGGCGGCCTTCATCTGGGCGCACATCTCGCGGATGTATAAGGCGCGGCGGAGCGGTATGAAAGTCGAAATGTTTGGCTACGTGCCCGGCGGCTATGCGCGGATCCTGGAACGGATCAGCGAAGTGCTACAGCAACAAGACGTGCGGATGTTGGCCAGCCATAGCGTTCGCTCGATCCGCAAACTGGAAGATCAACAGCTGGAAGTGGACTTCGGCTCCGGACGCGTAGAAACCTTTGACAATGTCGTCTTGACCATCCCCTCGCCGGTGATCGCCGAAGTTTGTGCGGATCTTCGTCCCCACGAAAGCCAACGCCTGACCAACACCCAGTACATGGGCGTGGTCTGCACTTCGCTGCTGATGAAGAAACCGCTCAGTCCGTATTACGTCACCAACATCACCGACGATGTGCCGATGACGGCCGTGATCGAAATGTCTGCGATCGTCGACTCGGAGCAAGAGCTGGGCGGCAACGCCTTGCTGTACCTGCCCAAGTACCTGCCGCAGGATGATCCCGGGTTACAGGAATCGGATGAAGACATCGAGGAGCGTTTTCTTAGCACGCTCGAACGCATGTATCCTCAGTTCTCACGCGAGGACGTGCTGGCGATCCGGACCGCGCGAGCGAAGTACGTGATGGCGCTGCCCACGCTGGGCTATAGCGACCGCTTGGCACCGGTCGTGACCAGCGTGCCGGGCCTGTACGCGCTCAACGCCGCTCACATCGTCAAAGGCAATTTGAACGTCAATGAAACCATCGAACTGGGCGACGAAAAACTCGAGGGCGAAGTCTGGCCGGACTTTTTGAAGCGGGCCGGTGCGGTTAGTGCTGCCGTCCTTTCGGTCGTCTAG
- a CDS encoding helix-turn-helix domain-containing protein, which yields MRYAFRLAELLGHSPDRRKRPGTIKAIVEHTGLDRHQVAALLKNEAKYIPLEALSKLCDYLIDHGHARASELPGALFAVKPENFWETLARRKSIEICVGVRQEESDSGNAWVVASDSVLVGEMLNGISTLGGNAKMIAPPSGEIEEEDRSQLAQPERLQQTLVWSPGHVALEESQGRARRVHEAFAGTQGDKALVCIGSVKSNPVAEMIFAEAFGCTPFASEDDLDDSSSRACPFFLRYRENDPKPDAASAGVQLSKNEKLDKPGIYYEQDNGKWVWAGGDRTTDAALVFYIYREPLGRIELVLSGFSGRATRLLAKTLASRSEEFWPPVYEEAGLQIGAYIVQYAVDEEETDLLETNLSAAPKVIKLSAEAIRRRIQRL from the coding sequence ATGCGTTATGCCTTTCGATTGGCGGAACTACTCGGGCACAGTCCCGATCGTCGCAAACGGCCCGGAACCATTAAAGCGATCGTGGAGCACACGGGCCTGGACCGGCATCAGGTGGCGGCGTTACTGAAAAACGAAGCCAAATACATCCCACTGGAAGCGCTCTCAAAACTTTGCGATTACTTGATCGATCACGGTCATGCGCGAGCCAGCGAACTTCCCGGGGCGCTGTTTGCGGTCAAGCCCGAGAATTTCTGGGAAACGCTGGCTCGGCGAAAGAGCATCGAGATTTGTGTGGGCGTGCGACAAGAAGAGTCCGATTCGGGCAACGCCTGGGTCGTCGCCTCGGACTCGGTGCTCGTCGGCGAAATGCTCAACGGCATTTCGACCCTAGGTGGGAACGCCAAAATGATCGCTCCGCCGAGCGGGGAGATCGAGGAAGAGGACCGCTCACAACTGGCGCAACCCGAACGGTTGCAGCAAACACTGGTCTGGAGTCCCGGACATGTGGCGTTGGAAGAGTCGCAGGGTCGCGCTCGCCGGGTTCATGAGGCCTTTGCCGGTACTCAAGGTGACAAGGCATTGGTGTGCATCGGTAGCGTAAAAAGTAATCCGGTTGCGGAAATGATCTTTGCCGAAGCCTTCGGTTGCACGCCCTTCGCCAGCGAAGACGATCTGGACGATTCCTCCAGCCGCGCCTGCCCCTTCTTTCTCCGCTATCGCGAGAACGATCCCAAGCCCGACGCGGCGTCCGCCGGCGTGCAATTGAGCAAGAACGAAAAACTCGACAAGCCGGGCATCTACTACGAACAGGACAACGGCAAATGGGTCTGGGCCGGCGGCGACCGGACCACCGACGCTGCCTTGGTGTTCTACATCTATCGCGAACCGCTGGGACGCATCGAATTGGTGTTAAGCGGCTTTTCGGGACGCGCCACGCGTTTGTTGGCCAAGACGTTGGCCAGCCGCAGTGAAGAGTTCTGGCCGCCGGTATACGAAGAAGCCGGTTTGCAAATCGGAGCCTACATCGTCCAATACGCCGTCGACGAAGAAGAAACCGACCTGCTGGAAACCAATCTCTCGGCAGCTCCCAAAGTCATCAAACTATCCGCCGAAGCGATTCGTCGCCGAATCCAACGGTTGTAG
- a CDS encoding protein kinase domain-containing protein: MSDTDPPSNDAPSDDSWSGPGPLHDQPTLASDTANDAGDFDLQVAAVDIPTEIAGYRIERLIGSGGMGRVYLAVHGPMERTVALKTLSADRMGSEKSISRFYSEVRAAGRLLHPNIVTAFDAGEAEGIHFLAMEFVDGPTLSTVVAESGPLSVSVAVDILQQAATGLLYAHQASIVHRDIKPGNLMRAPNNVVKLVDLGLATVGADVRDQLDSGRLIGTVEYMAPEQLDQADRADARSDIYALGATFYFLLTGSTPYEGPLLEQIRGHREGPVPDLCAVRHDVDVRLDHVLRRMMAKRPQDRYASLAELLEDLEHWRHGDAQRSGVLIVEPSAAEVPTRFSDTTSTASSDVLGIDLGMFYGSAAKANPVGQIEPLFAGGDDKPLLRLAIGSRRDKVFFGAAAMAYRNTHPQRVTHCLPLYIGQAVVERRVAGECCPPEVLLAMMLRHLGENAWTGQSPPRAAAVTIPSCYDQIHRRGMLQACQVAGMKEVRLIDRSVAAAQAVLMDEMTDDPDSLSIEPQNQLVVCIVGNTTEVVLLRRVAGRVQQLAIAGRWHTGVLNWQQKLVDLAAEQCLRKYKVDPRRSLADATALQIACERSLNQLMLQNSTRIRFKAENELRELEISRDAMFAVGHGWLSSFGEMLRQVTTDERLEGQPIHKCITVGQMSKMRPIRRMLRSAVGPQASFVAVERADLARGAAIAVAGELPGRDGIPLPPLACTPHDLGVLVLADRSEKKHVRPIVPQGTALPARTHRRLNPAGHGDDPQTLSVAEATDWEATKWRSLGSHRLPAAASSAGSASSSSAAPVELGFEVDSNGLLAIRIRDPASGQTDRLPTLPQPTLSSAEIRHWQQWINDLGVFHGRVFS, from the coding sequence GTGTCTGATACCGATCCCCCATCCAACGATGCGCCCTCGGACGATTCCTGGTCCGGTCCCGGGCCGCTCCATGACCAGCCCACCTTGGCGTCGGATACGGCCAATGACGCGGGCGATTTCGATCTGCAAGTAGCGGCGGTCGACATCCCCACGGAAATTGCTGGATATCGGATTGAGCGACTGATCGGCAGTGGCGGTATGGGCCGGGTGTATCTGGCGGTGCATGGCCCGATGGAGCGGACCGTGGCTCTGAAGACGCTGTCGGCCGACCGGATGGGCAGTGAGAAATCGATCAGCCGTTTCTATAGCGAAGTCCGGGCGGCGGGTCGGCTGTTGCACCCCAATATCGTGACGGCCTTTGATGCCGGGGAAGCCGAAGGCATTCACTTCCTGGCGATGGAATTCGTGGATGGTCCGACGCTCAGCACGGTGGTCGCCGAATCCGGACCGCTCAGCGTCTCGGTGGCCGTGGATATTCTGCAGCAAGCCGCCACGGGGTTGTTGTACGCGCACCAAGCTTCGATCGTGCACCGCGACATCAAGCCCGGCAACTTGATGCGGGCTCCGAACAACGTCGTCAAGCTGGTCGATTTGGGCTTGGCCACCGTGGGAGCCGACGTCCGCGACCAATTGGACTCGGGCCGCCTGATCGGGACGGTGGAATACATGGCGCCCGAGCAGTTGGACCAAGCCGATCGCGCGGACGCACGCTCCGATATTTACGCGTTGGGGGCTACGTTCTATTTTCTGCTGACCGGAAGCACGCCCTATGAAGGCCCGTTGCTCGAGCAGATTCGCGGCCATCGCGAAGGTCCCGTGCCCGATCTGTGCGCCGTCCGCCACGATGTCGACGTGCGGCTCGATCACGTGTTGCGACGGATGATGGCCAAACGACCTCAAGATCGATACGCCAGCTTGGCCGAACTGTTGGAGGACCTGGAACACTGGCGGCACGGGGACGCACAGCGCAGCGGGGTGTTGATCGTCGAACCGTCGGCTGCCGAAGTTCCCACCCGCTTCAGCGACACCACTTCGACTGCTTCGTCCGATGTGCTGGGAATCGATCTGGGCATGTTCTACGGTTCGGCTGCCAAGGCCAACCCGGTCGGTCAGATCGAACCGCTGTTTGCCGGCGGTGACGACAAACCGCTGCTGCGTCTGGCCATTGGCAGCCGTCGGGACAAGGTGTTCTTTGGGGCCGCGGCGATGGCTTACCGCAATACCCATCCACAACGCGTGACGCATTGTCTGCCGTTGTACATCGGACAAGCGGTCGTCGAACGCCGAGTAGCCGGAGAATGTTGTCCGCCCGAAGTGCTGTTGGCGATGATGCTGCGACATCTGGGCGAGAACGCTTGGACCGGCCAATCACCGCCACGGGCCGCGGCTGTCACGATTCCCTCTTGCTACGACCAAATCCATCGTCGCGGCATGCTCCAGGCTTGCCAGGTGGCCGGCATGAAAGAGGTGCGTCTGATCGACCGCAGTGTGGCTGCCGCTCAGGCCGTGTTGATGGATGAGATGACGGACGATCCCGATTCACTATCGATCGAACCTCAAAACCAGTTGGTCGTCTGTATCGTCGGCAACACCACCGAAGTGGTGCTGCTGCGGAGGGTCGCCGGCCGTGTGCAACAATTGGCGATCGCCGGTCGCTGGCATACGGGGGTCTTGAACTGGCAACAAAAATTGGTCGATCTTGCGGCCGAGCAGTGTTTGCGAAAATACAAAGTCGATCCGCGGCGATCATTGGCCGATGCCACCGCCCTGCAGATCGCATGCGAACGGTCGCTGAACCAGTTGATGCTGCAGAACTCCACGCGGATTCGCTTTAAGGCCGAAAACGAACTGCGCGAATTGGAAATCAGCCGCGACGCAATGTTCGCTGTGGGACACGGTTGGCTGAGCAGTTTCGGGGAGATGCTGCGTCAGGTAACGACCGACGAACGGCTGGAAGGACAACCGATCCATAAATGCATCACCGTCGGGCAGATGTCAAAAATGCGACCGATCCGCCGGATGTTGCGATCCGCCGTGGGGCCGCAGGCTTCATTTGTGGCCGTGGAACGTGCGGACCTGGCTCGTGGGGCGGCGATTGCCGTGGCCGGTGAACTGCCGGGCCGCGATGGCATTCCTCTGCCCCCATTGGCCTGTACGCCGCATGACCTGGGCGTCTTGGTGCTGGCCGACCGCAGCGAGAAGAAGCACGTCCGTCCGATTGTTCCTCAAGGCACCGCTCTGCCCGCCCGCACCCATCGACGGCTGAACCCCGCCGGTCATGGCGACGATCCTCAGACCCTGAGTGTTGCCGAAGCGACCGATTGGGAAGCCACCAAATGGCGCTCGCTGGGCAGCCACCGCTTGCCGGCCGCGGCTTCCAGTGCCGGCTCCGCTTCGTCTTCCTCCGCCGCGCCGGTAGAATTAGGCTTCGAAGTCGACAGCAACGGTTTGTTGGCGATTCGGATCCGGGATCCGGCATCGGGGCAAACCGATCGACTGCCGACCTTGCCTCAGCCGACATTGAGCTCCGCTGAAATCAGGCATTGGCAACAATGGATCAACGATCTGGGCGTGTTCCACGGCCGTGTCTTTTCCTAA
- the xseA gene encoding exodeoxyribonuclease VII large subunit, which yields MSSPWTVSQLTERVKSTLESSFPKISVQGEVTDLSRPSSGHLYFTLKDSRAQIRGIIWRSTAARLPFKIANGQELICWGDVEVYAARGSYQLVIRKAVPQGMGSLQLAFEQLRQRLAAEGLFEPGRKQPIPAFPRRVGFVTSPGGAAIRDFLEVAARRSAAVQIVLIPAQVQGDGGAESICRGIAAAHQIRPQLDALVVGRGGGSLEDLWCFNEEPVVRAIAAARLPTVSAVGHEIDVTLADLVADRRALTPSEAAELLVPSAEELTQSLRTLQQRLLRPVQHRLQNLRDRLQAVESRTVFSRPHDGVKQLRRRLDELDLRAGRAVRYDCDRARQRLGTATASLEALSPLAVLHRGYSVTTDATTGKPLRDADQVNAGDQITTRLEAGTIRSRVE from the coding sequence ATGTCTTCGCCCTGGACCGTCTCGCAGTTAACCGAACGCGTCAAATCGACGCTCGAATCCAGCTTTCCCAAAATCAGCGTGCAGGGCGAAGTCACGGACCTGTCCCGTCCCTCCAGCGGCCATTTGTACTTTACGCTCAAGGATTCGCGAGCCCAAATTCGCGGCATCATTTGGCGCAGCACCGCGGCCCGCTTGCCATTTAAAATCGCCAACGGGCAGGAACTGATCTGCTGGGGCGATGTGGAGGTCTACGCGGCCCGTGGCAGTTACCAACTGGTGATTCGCAAAGCGGTGCCGCAGGGGATGGGCAGCCTGCAGTTGGCGTTTGAACAATTGCGTCAGCGGTTGGCGGCCGAGGGCTTGTTCGAACCCGGACGCAAACAACCGATCCCCGCCTTTCCTCGCCGCGTGGGGTTTGTGACCAGTCCCGGCGGCGCGGCGATTCGCGATTTTCTGGAAGTCGCCGCGCGGCGTTCGGCGGCCGTGCAAATCGTCTTGATTCCGGCTCAGGTGCAAGGCGACGGCGGGGCGGAGAGCATTTGCCGAGGGATCGCCGCCGCCCACCAGATCCGACCGCAACTCGACGCCCTGGTCGTGGGCCGCGGGGGCGGCAGCCTGGAAGACCTGTGGTGCTTTAATGAAGAGCCGGTGGTGCGAGCGATCGCGGCCGCTCGGTTGCCTACTGTCTCGGCCGTGGGCCACGAAATCGATGTCACGCTGGCCGACCTGGTGGCCGATCGCCGCGCGCTGACGCCCAGCGAAGCGGCAGAGCTGTTGGTGCCCTCGGCCGAAGAATTAACGCAGTCCTTGCGAACATTGCAGCAGCGTTTGCTGCGGCCTGTCCAGCACCGCCTGCAAAACCTTCGCGACCGCTTGCAAGCCGTCGAATCGCGGACCGTGTTTTCGCGGCCGCACGACGGCGTCAAGCAACTTCGTCGGCGACTGGACGAACTGGACCTGCGAGCCGGACGCGCGGTGCGGTACGATTGCGATCGGGCTCGGCAGCGACTCGGTACCGCCACCGCCTCGCTGGAAGCGCTCAGTCCCTTGGCCGTGCTGCATCGCGGCTACAGCGTGACCACCGATGCAACCACTGGCAAACCGCTCCGCGACGCCGACCAAGTAAACGCCGGCGACCAGATCACCACCCGCCTAGAAGCAGGCACCATCCGCAGTCGGGTGGAGTGA
- a CDS encoding GTPase has protein sequence MIESELEFTDPGDRFLQRVRRAAVTVLGDSPAGRDVAGLCADHRLSRRSIMQDRAVGATVVAIVGAAGQGKSWLAKQVVRGTAAEQAIPSGNRDDESTRRLTWIGPQPPTDLDQRRERFLHCDAASMHALGGPYVLVDTPGATDDDQEIAETARRALALAAVLIMVVRRDQLRSQTVSVLTTLGEGTLVVPVINAVRDADDPELAADADTLVARMRSAAPAGTILAPILIPDFDVQSIDEASAASTALAQLTRLLRPYLDGHLTDDRRRRIRLAAVDARFRESLRTTLSEHLPGLTRAVEQLNAEAQQLPRDVALSLVGGREALRAGIRSKLRLSLLTDTAAIWFPYRTLLGLFNLTHGAWDRVVLSLSGSLPSLITAAWTSARNLNRSGDVERDLRDGLRRRSSAAVVDRLGPPIARFHDQLRELMSAVSDQDDHAVDVEEEADPQVAYLAGIDALQEESQRIFDEEIRRRALSSWLVMLLAMIGTAIFWGFMAAPVLSLYGQYVTASYETFRDGGGPLERFPRPELSMLLTSLLLSLLPTSLFAMLVITWSQRASSVNAAEDHIRRRHDETITRLQREGVLRLRWNNSQLADAEFLLSAGGA, from the coding sequence ATGATCGAATCCGAACTGGAATTTACCGATCCCGGCGACCGGTTTCTGCAGCGTGTGCGCCGTGCCGCGGTGACGGTATTGGGCGACAGCCCGGCGGGACGCGACGTGGCGGGACTGTGCGCCGACCATCGACTCTCCCGACGCTCCATCATGCAAGACCGCGCGGTGGGAGCCACGGTGGTCGCGATCGTAGGCGCTGCCGGACAGGGCAAATCCTGGCTGGCCAAACAGGTGGTCCGCGGCACCGCCGCCGAACAGGCGATCCCCAGCGGTAACCGCGACGACGAATCCACGCGGCGGCTGACCTGGATCGGACCGCAACCGCCCACCGATCTGGATCAACGACGCGAACGTTTCCTGCATTGTGATGCGGCTTCGATGCACGCATTGGGAGGCCCGTACGTGTTGGTGGACACGCCCGGGGCCACCGATGACGATCAGGAAATCGCCGAAACGGCGCGGCGAGCGCTGGCCTTAGCGGCCGTGCTGATCATGGTGGTCCGCCGCGATCAACTGCGCAGCCAAACCGTCAGCGTGCTGACCACCCTGGGCGAAGGCACATTGGTGGTGCCGGTGATCAATGCCGTCCGCGATGCCGACGATCCCGAACTGGCGGCCGACGCCGATACATTGGTGGCGCGAATGCGCTCCGCCGCCCCGGCGGGAACCATCTTGGCCCCCATCCTGATCCCTGATTTCGACGTCCAGTCGATCGACGAAGCCAGCGCCGCGTCCACCGCCCTGGCTCAACTCACCCGACTGCTAAGGCCCTACCTGGACGGACACCTGACGGACGACCGACGGCGCCGAATTCGTCTGGCGGCCGTCGATGCACGGTTCCGTGAATCCCTGCGGACGACGCTCAGCGAACACCTGCCGGGGCTGACCCGAGCGGTCGAACAATTAAACGCCGAAGCCCAACAGCTGCCCCGCGACGTGGCTTTGTCGCTGGTCGGGGGGCGAGAAGCATTGCGCGCCGGCATCCGCTCCAAACTGCGACTGTCCCTGCTGACCGACACGGCCGCCATCTGGTTTCCGTACCGCACGCTGTTGGGTCTGTTTAATTTGACCCACGGTGCCTGGGATCGCGTGGTGCTGTCGCTGTCGGGCAGCCTGCCCTCGCTGATCACCGCGGCCTGGACCAGCGCCCGCAACCTAAATCGCAGTGGGGACGTCGAACGAGACCTCCGTGACGGTCTGCGGCGGCGCAGCAGCGCCGCGGTGGTCGACCGGTTGGGGCCGCCAATCGCGAGGTTTCATGATCAACTGCGAGAGTTAATGTCGGCGGTGTCGGACCAAGATGACCACGCGGTCGACGTCGAGGAGGAAGCCGATCCTCAGGTCGCTTACCTGGCGGGCATCGATGCCTTACAAGAAGAATCGCAGCGGATTTTCGACGAAGAGATTCGTCGCCGCGCCCTATCGTCCTGGTTGGTAATGCTATTGGCGATGATTGGGACGGCGATCTTTTGGGGATTTATGGCAGCCCCCGTGTTGTCACTATATGGCCAGTATGTCACGGCCAGCTACGAAACCTTCCGTGATGGTGGCGGACCGCTGGAACGCTTCCCCCGGCCAGAGTTGTCGATGTTGCTAACCAGTTTGCTGCTGTCGTTGTTGCCGACCTCGCTGTTCGCGATGCTGGTGATCACCTGGAGCCAGCGAGCCAGCAGCGTCAACGCCGCGGAAGACCACATCCGACGCCGGCACGATGAAACGATCACCCGCTTGCAGCGCGAGGGCGTGTTAAGGTTGCGCTGGAACAACTCGCAGTTGGCCGACGCCGAGTTCTTGTTAAGCGCCGGAGGCGCGTAG